The DNA segment TATTTGATTATCTACTTAAAGAAATCTTCACCTGCTATAGTTTGATGGCTACTAAATTTAGTAGTTTTGTGTGCTCTGATTTTGACTTGTCATTTGTTTCTTGAGTAGGCAAAGACTTCGGATGGGATGATAGAATGAAGGTAGCAACTCAACTTACAAGCCTCTTCACATGGTTGCATGAGAGACAATTTGCATCTGGTGGTATGGAACCTTCTAGCATAATGATTGACAAGGCAACAACTAAACagaggcggattcaggatttGATGTTTGTGGATTCCAACAGCGACCTCAAGTTAATATACGATAATATTTGTGTTTACTGTCACATATTTACAGATATTTAGTTAATTTGTTAATGCAAATACAAGATTTGAGCAAAAGTTATTGGACTTACGTGAACCCATAACTTATAAGCTAGGTCCACCCCTTCAGTTGAACCCCATATACGACCTCCTCGTTGATATTTTACAAGTTACTATTTCATTGACTTGTAGGGGCGTAGGTAGGTTGATGCAAGGGGGTTCGATTAAATCCTCTTGGCCATAAAATTATATTGCGAAGTaggttaaaataaaaattttatgtaTAAAGATATAAATTGTTACTTCCCTTGGCTTGGAAAACTTATAGTGTTGCGCGGGGGGTTAATAATTGTTTTAGGTTGCAAGATCAAATCATAGGTGTGACGTTCTAGTATTTTTTGAATCCCCTTATGTGAATTCCTGGCTCCGGTACTATTTGCAGGACTTCAACATAAAAATATTGAACTTTGGTTTCCTGGTTCGTATAAAGGAGGAGGATAACGGAGTACTTACCATTCCTTATTTGAATCTCCTTGATGCTTATGAAGGTACTCGAACTTTAAAATCTGATGTTTACGTATTTGGTGTTCTGCTTGTGGGATTGATTGCCAAGAACGCTAACACACCATATTATTGTTGGATTGTGGACGAGCTCCAACGTGGTAAAAGATCGATAGTGAATAAATCACTTCTGCGACGTGATTATAATGGAGAGCTCGCTTGTAGAATCACAAAATTAGCAGCAGAATATCTGAAAGTGGATCTAAATGCACGACCAGATATGAAGGATGTCTTTGCCAACTTGTCCAGTATGGTTAGGAAACAACTCAAATTAAGTAAGAACGAAATTATTTGCTTTGTTAAGCTTATTGCGAGACTTTATATGTtcaaaagggcagcccggtgcactaagtcCCGCAATGCACGGGCTCCGGGGAAGGACCggaccggaccacaagggtctattgtacgcagtcttaccctgcatttctgcaagaggctgtttccacggctcgaacctgtgAACTCCTGATCATATGGCAgcactttaccagttacgccacgGCTCCACTTTACTTTATATGCTCAAACAGTTGCTTAATATGATTCATTTAGTCGACTGGCTGGATATACTAAGTCTTTGGGGTTGTCTATAGATTTGTTTTTAATATACTAAGTCTCTGCTTGCTGATTACAACTAGCTAGAGGTTAATGATTTTAATGATTTAGTAAAACTTTTGGAGTAGAAATGGACTTATCAAGTGCTGGTTATAAAGACCAAAAGAGAtctcttgatgttcttgtttctGTGTATATTGAATTTTGTGCCTTGATTATGTATCTGCACTTATTAGTTGTTCTCTTACAATTCTTTTTGGATACAGATATCCGATATTCCCCGCGGACATCGCCAAGTTATGCATCAGTCGGACTAATGTTCTTGTTTATA comes from the Nicotiana tabacum cultivar K326 chromosome 14, ASM71507v2, whole genome shotgun sequence genome and includes:
- the LOC107793447 gene encoding putative serine/threonine-protein kinase PBL18, with protein sequence MAWNGGEKREEGNPTSLRSLRRLRRQNQHRSEGEGLSCVANLHRLRNSFSVKHGRDFSNLQESFKRVQVRVSATKSELEILTDKNWHPCLMKLKGFCFQYKLAVVYDEKPDKYLSGVLRSGKDFGWDDRMKVATQLTSLFTWLHERQFASGGMEPSSIMIDKDFNIKILNFGFLVRIKEEDNGVLTIPYLNLLDAYEGTRTLKSDVYVFGVLLVGLIAKNANTPYYCWIVDELQRGKRSIVNKSLLRRDYNGELACRITKLAAEYLKVDLNARPDMKDVFANLSSMISDIPRGHRQVMHQSD